The following proteins come from a genomic window of Corynebacterium hansenii:
- a CDS encoding type I polyketide synthase has protein sequence MTANPAIAPTDVAIVAAECRFPGIDGLDDLHRRIRAGAPVTGPVDGEAPGDPVDAPGYLPVGSDPGPVEEFDPAVFGMSDREAELLEPQARVLHELCLRALDSCGHGFGAGIGRAGVVLGATHPSFLHDRFPEFDPVGGADPVSVMEQSLGSYLDYLATGVAHRLKLTGPSYTVQTACSTSLVAVHLGTQQLLSGESDLVLAGGATIRTPSGRGYVHVPDGPFSADGRTRPYSADATGAVFTQGAGVVALRRATDAIADGDPILAIIRGSAVNNDGGRSAGLIAPSSSAHAEVIAEAQAMAGVDPRDVTYLEGHGTGTILGDPLEIAAMAGAFGPAERPWCTVGSVKSVLGHSEAASGIAGLLAVVAALRNRELPGLIGTGAPSPALPVEGSALRIADRPRTWGKPDDVLVAGVSSLGFGGTNCHVVVAQAPNAAGASGHGGAVDTGLPALLPHSAATRRSAKAFADALSDWAARHPGEAADAAWTLADGRARLPYRGAVVVDSTGRTLDVVRPRECSADARVVFAFPGGGAQRAGMLEDLVSAHPRWRRELDELSDAVAPHVGGDIRAICAPRAYGLDPVPAEDPLLGLPALVAAEIICAKALIDAGVRPAALIGHSTGEYAAAVVSGALTFRDIAPLLGARSRALASTAAGAMARVRGGADMAENLRAEFPSLEISALNSPVSTVVAGDVATISDLVASLGDAADVVPVTVAAHSSFVEPALPRVLRAAEGLRAGDPALPAYSAATAGPVDRHELSDARHWAGHLRNPVRFHETLVALVRDAGGPVAVVNVGPGASLAALAREAGDPGIIATVTAAGDDGTVSDASVAAAAAELWTAGAELDVPRGRRVPLPPYPFDRRKLWPADPDTSPRRGNSPGGSGGSGGAAGSGGAVSSGAAGAEAGPFHRIREVPLPPIGRRAPGPRTAVSLAADAESAVAALPGILARHAAADRILELRCASPDIARLVGAALRSLLAEIPARAIAVAGDVDVTAVDAAAAAGAMAVFDDGRGPRVEMPVPAAGVAADAPGALDAGEWELPDVAVILGGGGRVGRALGSALAESGVRVLVGTRGEGPGHVDPANADDVARLLRGAGCGPGSTVIVSTGVVGEKAFSEASEIDENTVREHFAAKSDVVGAVADACAMLGADAPGRVLVMSSLAAHVGGLGLAPYAAANRAAELVPPPSTRTTWTVIASDGWMLGGANSFGDRLLDGALPADCAVRHVVGLLRHPVDGTVLLTRRDPRAALPGRAAAGSGDVGGDRVLGTGDGPSADAAGSADGSATDETASPEHRVEGIRSAWRRALGRDIPDDADFFALGGSSLQATKLLAEVRDRHGLDMRLRDLLADPTFAGMAGRVAAAPAAPAADARGTDAVSAAETADGYAATTAGGPADRAGAGDAEPAPSQSNRTWPLTPVQRAYLTGRTRSFGIAAAACHSFVETVVPDLDVERLGAAVTAVIGRHPMLRAIVDAEGHHAVEPGDYIVPVTDCRRGGDSAAALDRWRERNATRTTPADRWPLVSVSVALADDGAHIGWSVDVLVCDAASFGVLFDEVSRAYRGEALPPAPSVHFGDHVRSLRITGADAAYWEERAELLPPAPDLGDPGDGAAAEFIRATHRLDAGLDEELTLAAARLGVTPTTVLLTAYAATLAAESGAAELSVVLTVFDRPAGFGGVIGDFTTLVPCALEVTGNSRVDVRSTGAAMFEVLDHATVPAPEILATRSALDGEPFRLPVVFTSTLGTQVDGGAGGRGLGSLVGGASQTPQVILDHQVFLWEGATHVQFDALASVFDAARLDGFLAAYLDNLAAIVAAGEGRPDGPAARADGPAGPEPDDADRAPEDAGASPDADPVPGDGPVPEESDPVLATWARILGVDRAGVDPDSTWAESGGDSLDAIRLVAALRALGIDADVDEIIGGATPATLSRRVADADLPAVPAAIVRHPAGEPFPLTPLQQAYLVGSRGGWAFGHDSAHFYVDYFDPDVTGDALRRAVRALIRHQPMLRAVVLDDGNQVVLDPRDPALDEPPVEVIDLRDADDGAVSGAIDGIRRTWPDEPVDPTRWPSFRVLAHLLPGGGARVHVQASLLFVDGWSFYLFFDQLLTFADDPNVVLPQPSLTFADYTATVAELDGAKRDADAEWWRGELPALPAPPALPLVSASGHGMVREARRLDAARARELFDRCRERSTTPTAVIGAAWARAVCALTGDEELLLTVLYFNRRPVAEDIDRVLGPFSTTTLITCAPRAWGSGAPDGFTGALARSLAHGAVTGVEVARMLSRHRASREVVAPVVFTSTLGFGDGASEAATARIDESDVHERVVTPQVLLDLQASAENGSIAVNLDSPAGAFRPEVTEWLMERVLADVDGFIDGEGFAKMEETEEPAISGGPSESGVDPMDPENSAAPRGAGAAAGTGATDAAGAVRAAPPTAATAAWNEGTCSPEALAAVAEEFAAALGRPVPADADLYREGGDSLTMIRIVAGLRSRRDLEILPEDFLADPTPAGVAARVRPRLDPASHVLPLCGGTGEPLYLLHPSGGDVLCYMGLARGLGDRPVYAISDPGLEGTPMPVDIAAVADAYAAVIVAHRRELGERGTHGLDGDGDGLLLGGWSMGGTVAHTLAVLLKGRGVRVAGLILLDSNSPDLIRALTGMDEAEVDAEFARRYLQSLQAFADGDVDASSVTAERPAASVARALDARGLSAGEVERRLSVFTRHLAGLAELSAPTLSGVPALLVEAGEKSPANSGVGMGVDDAVGVEKLGWGDALPAATEVATVAAHHYSILKDPALQDVVRLVGGFLARIGDELDAGREEVARPAGDDRPGADHGSGGRPTPAESRTKEPVDGGE, from the coding sequence ATGACCGCCAACCCCGCAATCGCACCGACCGATGTTGCGATCGTCGCGGCCGAATGCCGGTTCCCCGGAATAGACGGGTTGGATGACCTGCACCGCCGCATCCGCGCGGGAGCACCGGTCACCGGCCCCGTCGACGGCGAAGCCCCCGGCGATCCCGTGGACGCGCCGGGCTACCTTCCGGTCGGCTCGGACCCGGGCCCCGTCGAGGAGTTCGACCCCGCGGTGTTCGGCATGTCCGACCGGGAAGCCGAGCTGCTCGAACCGCAGGCGCGTGTCCTGCACGAACTGTGCCTGCGGGCGCTCGACTCCTGCGGCCACGGGTTCGGCGCCGGCATCGGGCGGGCCGGGGTGGTGCTCGGCGCCACCCACCCGTCGTTCCTCCACGACCGTTTCCCGGAATTCGATCCGGTGGGCGGGGCGGATCCCGTGTCCGTCATGGAGCAGTCCCTCGGTTCCTACCTCGATTACCTGGCCACGGGCGTCGCGCACCGGCTGAAGCTGACCGGCCCGAGCTACACGGTGCAGACCGCGTGCTCCACGTCGCTGGTCGCCGTGCACCTGGGCACCCAGCAGCTGCTGTCCGGGGAATCGGATCTGGTCCTGGCCGGCGGAGCCACCATCCGGACCCCTTCGGGCCGCGGATACGTCCATGTGCCGGACGGCCCCTTCTCCGCCGACGGCCGCACCCGCCCGTACTCGGCCGACGCCACGGGCGCGGTGTTCACGCAGGGCGCCGGAGTCGTCGCGCTGCGCCGGGCCACCGACGCGATCGCCGACGGAGACCCCATCCTCGCGATCATCCGCGGGTCTGCGGTCAACAACGACGGCGGCCGCTCCGCCGGGCTCATCGCCCCGTCGAGCTCCGCCCACGCGGAGGTCATCGCCGAAGCGCAGGCGATGGCGGGCGTCGACCCCCGCGACGTCACGTACCTCGAGGGCCATGGCACGGGCACCATCCTCGGCGATCCGCTGGAAATCGCCGCCATGGCCGGGGCCTTCGGCCCGGCGGAGCGCCCCTGGTGCACCGTCGGATCGGTGAAGTCCGTCCTCGGGCACTCGGAGGCGGCGTCCGGCATCGCCGGTCTGCTCGCCGTCGTCGCCGCCCTGCGGAACCGCGAGCTTCCCGGGCTGATCGGCACGGGGGCGCCGTCGCCGGCGCTTCCGGTGGAAGGCTCCGCGCTGCGAATCGCGGATCGCCCGCGGACCTGGGGCAAGCCCGACGACGTCCTCGTCGCCGGCGTCAGTTCGCTCGGTTTCGGGGGAACCAACTGCCACGTCGTCGTCGCCCAAGCGCCGAATGCGGCCGGGGCGAGTGGACATGGGGGTGCGGTCGACACCGGATTGCCGGCGTTGCTGCCGCATTCGGCGGCCACCCGCCGCTCCGCGAAAGCATTCGCCGACGCCCTCTCCGACTGGGCCGCCCGCCACCCGGGCGAGGCCGCCGACGCCGCGTGGACGCTCGCGGACGGGCGGGCGCGGCTGCCGTACCGCGGCGCGGTCGTCGTCGATTCCACAGGGCGCACCCTCGACGTCGTCCGCCCGCGGGAATGCTCCGCCGACGCCCGGGTGGTCTTCGCGTTCCCCGGCGGCGGCGCCCAGCGCGCGGGCATGCTCGAGGACCTGGTCTCCGCGCACCCGCGGTGGCGCCGGGAACTCGATGAGCTTTCCGACGCCGTCGCCCCGCACGTCGGCGGGGACATCCGGGCGATCTGCGCGCCGCGTGCGTACGGCCTCGACCCGGTGCCGGCGGAGGACCCGCTGCTGGGCCTGCCTGCGCTCGTCGCCGCGGAGATCATCTGCGCGAAGGCGCTCATCGACGCGGGCGTGCGCCCCGCCGCGCTCATCGGCCACTCCACCGGCGAGTACGCCGCCGCGGTCGTATCCGGTGCCCTGACCTTCCGGGACATCGCGCCGCTGCTCGGCGCCCGGTCCCGCGCACTCGCGTCGACTGCGGCGGGGGCGATGGCCCGCGTCCGCGGCGGGGCGGACATGGCGGAAAACCTGCGCGCGGAGTTCCCGTCCCTGGAGATCAGCGCCCTCAATTCGCCCGTTTCGACGGTCGTGGCCGGCGATGTCGCGACCATTTCCGATCTGGTGGCCTCCCTCGGCGACGCCGCCGACGTGGTGCCGGTGACCGTAGCCGCGCATTCCTCGTTCGTGGAGCCGGCGCTGCCGCGGGTGCTCCGCGCCGCAGAAGGGCTGCGGGCCGGCGATCCGGCGCTTCCGGCGTACTCCGCGGCCACAGCGGGGCCGGTGGACCGGCATGAGCTTTCCGACGCCCGACATTGGGCCGGCCACCTGCGCAATCCCGTGCGCTTCCATGAAACGCTGGTCGCCCTCGTCCGCGATGCCGGCGGCCCCGTGGCCGTGGTCAACGTCGGCCCCGGGGCGTCGTTGGCGGCGCTCGCGCGTGAAGCCGGCGATCCCGGCATCATCGCCACCGTCACCGCGGCCGGCGACGACGGCACGGTGTCGGACGCCTCCGTGGCCGCTGCCGCCGCCGAGCTGTGGACCGCCGGCGCCGAACTCGATGTGCCGCGCGGCCGCCGGGTGCCGCTGCCCCCGTACCCGTTCGACCGCAGGAAGCTGTGGCCCGCAGACCCGGACACTTCCCCGCGACGCGGAAACTCTCCCGGTGGATCCGGTGGATCCGGTGGCGCCGCCGGGTCCGGCGGGGCGGTTAGCTCCGGAGCGGCAGGTGCAGAGGCGGGACCGTTCCACCGCATCAGAGAGGTCCCGTTGCCGCCGATCGGGCGCCGGGCCCCCGGGCCCCGGACGGCCGTCTCACTCGCCGCCGACGCGGAGTCCGCCGTGGCTGCGCTGCCGGGCATCCTCGCCCGCCACGCCGCGGCCGATCGGATCCTGGAGCTGAGGTGCGCGTCCCCGGACATCGCCCGTCTCGTCGGGGCCGCGCTGCGTTCCCTGCTCGCCGAGATCCCGGCGCGGGCCATCGCGGTCGCCGGCGACGTCGACGTCACCGCCGTCGATGCGGCGGCCGCCGCCGGGGCCATGGCCGTCTTCGATGACGGGCGCGGCCCCCGGGTGGAAATGCCGGTGCCGGCCGCCGGCGTCGCCGCCGATGCTCCCGGCGCCCTCGATGCGGGGGAGTGGGAGCTGCCGGACGTCGCCGTCATCCTCGGCGGTGGCGGGCGCGTCGGCCGCGCCCTCGGTTCCGCGTTGGCGGAGTCGGGGGTCCGCGTCCTCGTCGGCACCCGCGGCGAAGGCCCCGGGCACGTCGATCCGGCGAACGCCGACGACGTCGCGCGGCTGCTAAGGGGAGCCGGCTGCGGGCCGGGTTCCACCGTGATCGTGTCCACGGGCGTCGTCGGCGAGAAGGCGTTCTCCGAGGCCTCCGAGATCGACGAGAACACGGTGCGCGAGCATTTCGCGGCGAAATCCGACGTCGTCGGCGCGGTCGCGGACGCCTGCGCCATGCTCGGCGCCGACGCGCCGGGCCGCGTGCTGGTGATGTCGTCGCTCGCCGCGCACGTCGGCGGGCTGGGCCTCGCCCCCTACGCCGCGGCGAACCGCGCGGCCGAGCTGGTGCCGCCCCCGTCGACCCGGACCACCTGGACCGTGATCGCCTCGGATGGCTGGATGCTGGGCGGGGCCAATTCCTTCGGCGACCGGCTTCTCGACGGCGCCCTCCCCGCCGACTGCGCCGTGCGCCACGTCGTCGGGCTGCTCCGCCATCCCGTCGATGGCACGGTGCTGCTGACCCGCAGGGATCCCCGCGCCGCGCTGCCGGGCCGGGCCGCGGCCGGCTCGGGCGACGTGGGCGGCGACCGGGTCCTCGGCACCGGAGACGGCCCATCGGCTGACGCCGCCGGTTCCGCGGACGGAAGCGCGACCGACGAAACGGCGTCCCCGGAACACCGCGTCGAGGGCATCCGATCGGCGTGGCGGCGGGCATTGGGCCGCGACATCCCCGACGACGCCGACTTCTTCGCCCTCGGCGGCAGTTCGCTGCAGGCCACGAAACTCCTCGCGGAGGTCCGCGATCGCCACGGCCTGGACATGCGGCTGCGCGATTTGCTCGCCGACCCGACGTTCGCGGGGATGGCCGGACGGGTCGCTGCCGCCCCCGCGGCCCCCGCCGCCGACGCGCGTGGCACCGACGCCGTCTCCGCGGCGGAGACGGCGGATGGTTACGCCGCCACCACCGCCGGCGGTCCCGCGGACCGGGCGGGAGCGGGCGACGCCGAACCGGCGCCGTCGCAAAGCAATCGGACCTGGCCGTTGACGCCGGTGCAGCGGGCCTACCTGACCGGGCGGACCCGATCCTTCGGCATCGCGGCCGCCGCCTGCCACAGTTTCGTGGAAACCGTCGTCCCCGACCTCGACGTCGAGCGACTCGGCGCGGCGGTGACCGCCGTGATCGGCCGGCATCCGATGCTGCGGGCCATCGTCGATGCCGAGGGGCACCACGCGGTCGAGCCCGGCGACTACATCGTCCCCGTCACCGACTGCCGACGCGGGGGCGACTCCGCGGCGGCCCTGGATCGCTGGCGCGAGCGCAATGCGACACGGACGACGCCCGCCGACCGGTGGCCCCTGGTGTCGGTGTCCGTGGCGCTGGCCGACGACGGCGCGCACATCGGCTGGTCGGTCGACGTCCTCGTCTGCGATGCGGCGAGTTTCGGCGTCCTCTTCGACGAGGTGTCCCGCGCCTACCGCGGCGAGGCCCTGCCGCCGGCGCCGTCCGTCCACTTCGGCGATCACGTCCGGAGCCTGCGCATCACCGGCGCGGACGCCGCCTACTGGGAGGAACGTGCGGAGCTGCTGCCTCCCGCACCCGACCTCGGCGACCCGGGCGACGGCGCGGCCGCGGAGTTCATCCGTGCCACCCACCGGCTCGACGCCGGCCTCGACGAGGAGCTCACCCTCGCGGCGGCCCGGCTGGGCGTCACGCCCACGACGGTGCTGCTGACCGCCTACGCCGCCACGCTCGCCGCGGAAAGCGGGGCGGCGGAGCTGTCGGTCGTCCTGACCGTGTTCGACCGCCCGGCCGGGTTCGGGGGCGTGATCGGCGACTTCACCACCCTCGTGCCGTGCGCGCTGGAGGTCACGGGGAACTCCCGCGTAGACGTCCGGTCCACGGGCGCCGCGATGTTCGAGGTCCTCGATCACGCGACGGTGCCGGCGCCGGAGATCCTCGCGACGAGGTCCGCGCTGGACGGGGAACCGTTCCGACTGCCGGTCGTGTTCACGTCGACGCTGGGCACCCAAGTCGACGGCGGCGCCGGCGGGCGCGGGCTCGGGTCGCTGGTCGGCGGCGCCAGCCAGACGCCGCAGGTGATCCTCGACCACCAGGTCTTCCTGTGGGAGGGCGCGACCCACGTGCAGTTCGACGCGCTGGCGTCCGTCTTCGACGCGGCGCGCCTGGACGGGTTCCTCGCCGCCTACCTGGACAACCTCGCCGCCATCGTCGCCGCGGGGGAGGGCCGTCCCGACGGGCCGGCCGCCCGTGCGGACGGGCCCGCCGGGCCGGAGCCCGACGACGCCGACCGGGCGCCCGAAGACGCCGGGGCATCGCCCGACGCCGACCCCGTGCCCGGCGATGGTCCGGTGCCCGAAGAATCCGACCCGGTGCTCGCCACCTGGGCGCGGATCTTGGGCGTCGACCGCGCCGGCGTCGACCCCGATTCCACGTGGGCGGAATCCGGCGGCGACTCGCTCGACGCCATCCGCCTGGTCGCGGCCTTGCGGGCCCTCGGCATCGACGCCGACGTCGACGAGATCATCGGCGGCGCGACGCCCGCCACGTTGTCCCGCCGCGTGGCCGATGCAGACCTCCCGGCCGTCCCCGCCGCCATCGTGCGGCACCCGGCCGGTGAGCCGTTCCCGCTCACGCCGCTGCAGCAGGCCTACCTGGTCGGCTCCCGCGGCGGGTGGGCCTTCGGCCATGATTCGGCCCACTTCTACGTCGACTACTTCGACCCGGACGTCACCGGCGACGCATTGCGCCGCGCGGTGCGCGCGCTCATCCGGCACCAGCCGATGCTCCGGGCCGTCGTGCTGGACGACGGCAACCAGGTCGTCCTCGATCCGCGGGACCCGGCTCTCGACGAACCTCCGGTGGAGGTCATCGACCTGCGCGACGCCGACGACGGCGCCGTCTCCGGGGCCATCGACGGCATCCGCCGCACCTGGCCGGACGAGCCGGTCGATCCGACCCGCTGGCCGAGCTTCCGAGTGCTGGCCCACCTGCTCCCCGGCGGCGGCGCGCGGGTCCACGTGCAGGCCAGCCTGCTGTTCGTCGACGGCTGGTCCTTCTACCTGTTCTTCGATCAGCTGCTGACCTTCGCCGACGACCCGAACGTCGTGCTGCCGCAGCCGTCGCTGACGTTCGCGGATTACACGGCCACCGTCGCCGAGCTCGACGGGGCGAAGCGCGACGCGGACGCCGAGTGGTGGCGCGGCGAATTGCCCGCGCTGCCGGCCCCGCCGGCGCTGCCGCTGGTCTCGGCCAGCGGGCACGGCATGGTCCGCGAGGCCAGGCGCCTCGACGCGGCCCGGGCCCGGGAGCTGTTCGACCGGTGCCGGGAACGGTCGACCACGCCGACCGCCGTCATCGGCGCCGCATGGGCGCGCGCGGTGTGCGCGCTCACGGGGGACGAGGAGCTGCTGCTGACGGTCCTGTATTTCAACCGCCGCCCGGTGGCGGAGGACATCGACCGGGTGCTCGGCCCGTTCTCGACGACGACGCTGATCACCTGCGCCCCGCGGGCGTGGGGTTCCGGTGCGCCGGATGGATTCACCGGTGCCCTGGCCCGTTCCCTGGCCCACGGCGCGGTGACCGGGGTCGAGGTGGCGCGCATGCTGTCGCGACATCGCGCCTCCCGAGAGGTCGTGGCGCCGGTGGTGTTCACGTCCACGCTCGGCTTCGGCGACGGGGCCAGCGAAGCCGCCACCGCGCGCATCGACGAATCCGACGTGCATGAACGCGTGGTGACGCCGCAGGTGCTCCTGGACCTGCAGGCCTCCGCCGAAAACGGGTCCATCGCGGTCAACCTCGATTCCCCCGCGGGCGCATTCCGCCCCGAGGTGACGGAGTGGCTGATGGAGCGCGTCCTCGCCGACGTCGACGGGTTCATCGACGGAGAAGGGTTCGCGAAGATGGAGGAAACGGAGGAACCCGCAATCTCCGGCGGGCCGTCGGAAAGCGGCGTCGATCCCATGGATCCGGAAAATTCCGCGGCCCCGCGCGGTGCCGGCGCGGCGGCGGGCACCGGCGCGACCGATGCCGCCGGTGCGGTCCGTGCCGCGCCGCCGACCGCCGCAACCGCGGCGTGGAACGAGGGCACGTGTTCTCCCGAGGCGCTGGCGGCGGTGGCGGAGGAGTTCGCCGCGGCGCTGGGCCGCCCGGTTCCCGCCGATGCCGACCTGTACCGGGAAGGCGGCGATTCGTTGACGATGATCCGCATCGTCGCCGGGTTGCGGAGCCGCCGCGACCTGGAGATCCTGCCGGAGGACTTCCTCGCCGACCCCACCCCGGCCGGAGTGGCCGCCCGGGTCCGGCCGCGGCTCGATCCGGCGTCGCATGTGCTGCCGCTGTGCGGCGGCACCGGCGAACCGCTGTACCTCCTGCATCCGTCCGGCGGGGACGTCCTCTGCTACATGGGGCTCGCCCGAGGTTTGGGCGACCGCCCCGTGTACGCGATCTCCGACCCCGGCCTGGAGGGAACGCCGATGCCCGTGGACATTGCCGCGGTGGCCGACGCCTATGCGGCGGTCATCGTCGCCCATCGCCGGGAACTCGGCGAGCGCGGCACCCACGGCCTCGACGGCGACGGCGATGGCCTGCTGCTCGGCGGCTGGTCGATGGGCGGCACCGTCGCCCACACCCTGGCCGTGCTGTTGAAGGGCCGCGGCGTCCGCGTCGCCGGCCTGATCCTGCTCGATTCGAACTCGCCCGACCTCATCCGGGCCCTGACCGGCATGGACGAGGCCGAGGTCGACGCCGAATTCGCGCGCCGGTATCTGCAGTCGCTCCAGGCCTTCGCCGACGGCGACGTCGACGCGTCGTCCGTGACCGCCGAGCGACCGGCGGCGTCGGTGGCCCGCGCCCTGGACGCCCGGGGGCTATCCGCCGGCGAAGTCGAACGGCGGCTGTCCGTGTTCACCCGGCATCTGGCGGGTCTCGCGGAGCTGAGCGCACCGACGCTCTCCGGCGTTCCCGCATTGCTGGTCGAGGCCGGCGAGAAGAGCCCCGCGAACTCCGGCGTGGGGATGGGCGTGGATGATGCGGTGGGCGTCGAAAAGCTCGGTTGGGGCGACGCCCTCCCGGCCGCCACCGAGGTGGCGACCGTCGCCGCGCACCACTATTCGATTCTGAAGGACCCCGCGCTGCAGGACGTCGTCCGCCTGGTCGGGGGCTTCCTGGCCCGGATCGGCGATGAACTCGATGCCGGGCGCGAGGAAGTTGCACGACCCGCCGGGGACGATCGTCCCGGCGCAGACCATGGATCCGGCGGGCGGCCGACGCCCGCGGAATCCCGAACGAAGGAGCCCGTCGATGGCGGAGAATGA